A stretch of the Planktothricoides raciborskii GIHE-MW2 genome encodes the following:
- the menH gene encoding 2-succinyl-6-hydroxy-2,4-cyclohexadiene-1-carboxylate synthase, which produces MNIHYSLSGNRHKPVILFLHGFLGSGDDYREICTELKDKFCCLTVDLPGHGKTTVNGDETSYQMPQTAQALISLLDRLHIDQCFLVGYSMGGRLALYLTLHFPQRFYQVILEGASPGLKTEPERSQRRAADEALAQKLETIPFKSFLIEWYHQPLFQSLLQHPDWGKLMARRMQENPRELSKSLRNLGTGNQPSLWEQLPHNSVPILLLVGEYDDKFRKINTEIVQRSAFAQLKIIPHTGHNIHWENSRTYVNELIQFFGACDRLKSC; this is translated from the coding sequence ATGAACATTCACTATTCTTTGTCTGGAAATCGCCATAAACCTGTCATTTTATTTTTACATGGATTTCTGGGAAGTGGGGATGATTATAGGGAGATTTGTACAGAGTTAAAAGACAAATTTTGTTGTTTAACCGTTGACTTACCGGGACATGGAAAAACCACAGTGAACGGGGATGAAACTAGCTACCAAATGCCCCAAACTGCTCAGGCTTTGATTTCTTTACTTGATCGCCTCCACATAGACCAATGTTTTTTAGTGGGCTATTCAATGGGGGGGCGATTGGCTTTATATTTAACCTTACATTTTCCCCAGCGATTTTACCAAGTGATTTTGGAGGGAGCCTCCCCTGGATTAAAGACCGAGCCAGAGCGATCGCAGCGCCGTGCAGCCGATGAAGCACTTGCCCAAAAATTAGAAACAATTCCCTTCAAATCTTTTTTAATTGAGTGGTATCATCAACCTCTGTTTCAATCTTTACTCCAGCATCCTGATTGGGGAAAATTAATGGCACGTCGGATGCAGGAAAACCCCAGAGAATTAAGCAAATCTCTCCGTAATCTGGGTACTGGCAACCAACCTTCTTTATGGGAACAATTACCCCACAATTCCGTTCCTATATTACTCCTAGTAGGAGAGTATGATGATAAATTTAGAAAGATTAATACGGAAATAGTCCAGCGCTCTGCCTTCGCCCAGTTGAAAATTATCCCCCACACAGGTCATAATATCCACTGGGAAAATTCGAGAACATACGTCAACGAATTAATTCAATTTTTCGGAGCGTGCGATCGACTTAAATCTTGCTAA